Proteins encoded together in one Dermacentor variabilis isolate Ectoservices chromosome 2, ASM5094787v1, whole genome shotgun sequence window:
- the CCT8 gene encoding chaperonin containing TCP1 subunit 8, giving the protein MSFRGAGSSALSQMLKEGSRHYQGVDEALFRSIEACVELARSVASAYGPNGLNKMVINHLEKLSVTSDAATILNQLEVQHPAAKLLVMASQMQEAEVGDGTNAVVLFAGALLENAEELVRSGLTPVQVAEGYQLALKKALDLLPELKVDEVQDMHKPDQAIKAVRTAMSSKPLAGADYLAKLVADACQAVLPESGALNVDNVRVCKVLGSGLDQSQVVLGMVFKRQVEGDITKARDAKVAVYTCAVDTLQTETKGTVLIQSAQELRNFSRGEENMLEAQIKAIADAGVKVVVSGGKVGDMALHYLNKYGLMAVRLLSKFDVRRVCRVVGATALPKLTAPRPEDLGLCDSVYLDELGDTPVVVFRQEGRQTRVATVLLRGSTDSLLDDAERAVDDGVNAFKAATKDGRLVPGAGAVEAELARRLATWADTLPGLEQYAAHKFAQALESLVRTLAQNSGASKPEELVAQIQAAHNQGDPNACLKDEGLGDAVKNGLLDLLITKHWSLQYATNAASTVLHVDQIIMAKPAGGPKGKPERGDWDDDK; this is encoded by the coding sequence ATGTCGTTCCGTGGGGCTGGTTCGTCAGCTCTTTCGCAGATGCTGAAAGAAGGTTCTCGACACTACCAGGGCGTGGATGAGGCCCTCTTTCGAAGCATTGAGGCCTGCGTCGAGCTTGCTCGAAGCGTCGCGTCAGCCTATGGACCAAACGGACTGAACAAGATGGTAATAAACCACTTGGAAAAACTCTCTGTGACCAGCGATGCTGCCACCATTCTCAATCAGCTCGAGGTACAACACCCCGCCGCCAAGCTGCTCGTCATGGCGTCTCAGATGCAAGAAGCCGAGGTGGGTGACGGAACAAATGCGGTAGTTTTGTTTGCCGGCGCGTTATTGGAAAATGCCGAGGAGCTTGTTCGAAGTGGTCTCACGCCCGTGCAAGTGGCTGAGGGTTATCAGCTCGCGCTGAAAAAGGCTCTTGATCTTCTGCCCGAATTGAAAGTCGATGAAGTGCAGGACATGCACAAGCCGGATCAAGCTATCAAGGCGGTTCGCACTGCTATGTCAAGCAAGCCTTTGGCCGGCGCTGATTATTTGGCCAAGCTGGTGGCTGATGCATGCCAGGCAGTGCTTCCGGAATCCGGTGCTCTCAACGTGGACAACGTTCGCGTCTGCAAGGTACTTGGCTCGGGTCTCGACCAGTCTCAGGTAGTCCTCGGCATGGTTTTCAAGCGGCAGGTCGAAGGCGACATCACCAAAGCCCGCGATGCGAAGGTCGCAGTCTACACATGCGCCGTAGACACACTGCAGACGGAGACGAAAGGTACAGTGCTAATCCAGTCGGCGCAAGAGCTGAGGAACTTCTCGCGGGGCGAAGAGAACATGCTTGAGGCGCAGATCAAGGCCATCGCTGACGCCGGCGTCAAGGTGGTGGTCAGTGGCGGCAAAGTGGGCGACATGGCGCTCCACTACCTCAATAAGTACGGACTGATGGCGGTGAGGCTGCTTTCGAAGTTCGACGTGCGCCGCGTGTGCCGCGTCGTGGGCGCCACCGCGCTGCCTAAGCTTACCGCACCGCGCCCCGAAGACCTTGGCTTATGCGACTCTGTCTACCTTGACGAACTGGGCGACACGCCAGTGGTGGTGTTCCGCCAGGAGGGCCGCCAGACCCGCGTGGCCACCGTGCTGCTGCGCGGCTCTACCGACAGCCTGCTGGACGACGCTGAGCGCGCAGTGGACGACGGCGTGAACGCCTTCAAAGCAGCCACCAAGGACGGCCGCCTGGTGCCTGGTGCAGGCGCCGTCGAGGCGGAGCTGGCCCGGCGCCTGGCCACTTGGGCAGACACCCTGCCTGGCCTCGAGCAGTACGCAGCCCACAAGTTCGCCCAGGCCCTCGAGTCTCTCGTCAGGACTCTGGCACAGAACTCTGGTGCTTCCAAGCCcgaagaactcgtggctcagatCCAAGCAGCCCACAACCAAGGCGATCCCAATGCCTGCCTCAAGGATGAAGGCCTGGGAGATGCTGTGAAGAATGGCCTCTTGGACCTTCTGATCACGAAGCACTGGAGCCTCCAGTATGCGACCAATGCTGCTTCTACGGTTCTCCATGTTGATCAGATCATCATGGCCAAGCCAGCTGGAGGGCCCAAGGGAAAGCCTGAAAGAGGGGACTGGGATGATGACAAGTAA
- the sigmar gene encoding tumor necrosis factor alpha-induced protein 8-like protein sigmar isoform X2, giving the protein MAEFHAKDIGLRVQKKLLSRVSNKSVAKAFIDDVSASLLDNLYKLVKSVTGSKKDAEKVTKNIIKIVVKVGVLHRNNQFSPEETKVAEQLQRKMRALAMAVVSFYEMDFSYDRRYLVGAFDECRALLSDLVRSHLTAKSMGRIEHVFGFFGKPETLDSVFAGDSVHRECLGRVVKDLHEALDKESL; this is encoded by the exons A TGGCTGAGTTTCACGCAAAAGACATTGGGCTACGCGTCCAGAAGAAACTGCTTAGCCGCGTGAGCAACAAGAGCGTAGCCAAAGCTTTCATTGATGACGTCTCGGCGAGTCTTCTGGATAACTTGTACAAACTCGTAAAGAGCGTCACGGGCAGCAAAAAAGACGCAGAAAAGGTTACGAAAAACATCATAAAG ATTGTCGTGAAGGTTGGCGTCTTGCACAGAAACAACCAGTTCTCCCCCGAAGAGACAAAGGTGGCTGAGCAGCTCCAGCGCAAGATGCGTGCTCTTGCCATGGCGGTAGTAAGCTTCTACGAGATGGACTTTTCGTATGACCGAAGATACCTTGTGGGTGCCTTCGACGAGTGTCGTGCTTTGCTTTCCGACCTTGTGCGATCCCACCTAACAGCCAAGTCAATGGGCCGAATTGAGCACGTCTTTGGCTTCTTTGGGAAACCAGAGACTCTTGATTCCGTGTTTGCAGGCGACAGCGTTCACCGTGAGTGCCTTGGAAGGGTCGTCAAGGATCTGCATGAGGCCTTGGATAAGGAGAGTCTCTGA
- the sigmar gene encoding tumor necrosis factor alpha-induced protein 8-like protein sigmar isoform X1, which yields MWPLAEFHAKDIGLRVQKKLLSRVSNKSVAKAFIDDVSASLLDNLYKLVKSVTGSKKDAEKVTKNIIKIVVKVGVLHRNNQFSPEETKVAEQLQRKMRALAMAVVSFYEMDFSYDRRYLVGAFDECRALLSDLVRSHLTAKSMGRIEHVFGFFGKPETLDSVFAGDSVHRECLGRVVKDLHEALDKESL from the exons ATGTGGCCTT TGGCTGAGTTTCACGCAAAAGACATTGGGCTACGCGTCCAGAAGAAACTGCTTAGCCGCGTGAGCAACAAGAGCGTAGCCAAAGCTTTCATTGATGACGTCTCGGCGAGTCTTCTGGATAACTTGTACAAACTCGTAAAGAGCGTCACGGGCAGCAAAAAAGACGCAGAAAAGGTTACGAAAAACATCATAAAG ATTGTCGTGAAGGTTGGCGTCTTGCACAGAAACAACCAGTTCTCCCCCGAAGAGACAAAGGTGGCTGAGCAGCTCCAGCGCAAGATGCGTGCTCTTGCCATGGCGGTAGTAAGCTTCTACGAGATGGACTTTTCGTATGACCGAAGATACCTTGTGGGTGCCTTCGACGAGTGTCGTGCTTTGCTTTCCGACCTTGTGCGATCCCACCTAACAGCCAAGTCAATGGGCCGAATTGAGCACGTCTTTGGCTTCTTTGGGAAACCAGAGACTCTTGATTCCGTGTTTGCAGGCGACAGCGTTCACCGTGAGTGCCTTGGAAGGGTCGTCAAGGATCTGCATGAGGCCTTGGATAAGGAGAGTCTCTGA